The sequence TGCGTTGAGAAAATTTTATCGTCGCTTCGATGAGTTTCGAAACCTCCGAATGTGGAAAATGGAATTACTGGATGATGATCATCTGTTGATCAAATATTCTAGCGAGGACGAAGTTAGGCTGGAGATTCAAGAACCAAATATTCGCAACAGCCCGTTTGTGATCTACAACATCTGGAAGAATACGATAATAGGAATTTACGGCAATCAATACCCGGAGCTTTTGTATCTGTATGAGAACTTCTGTGACAGTTCCAGGAATGCCGACCTGGCACATCAAACGCAATTTATCAGCTCGTTAGCGAACAACATCTACAGCAATCTGCTTCATCAGCGTTTTAAGCAAACGATAATCGGGGCACGTGGCGGAGGAGTTCAAATGGCCACCAAACGGATCCTGGCCACCCTGCCAATTAGTGCACAAAGCTACAGCAGCTCTCCATACCTGCACCTTATTTTGTTCAGCTTCGACGACAAATGGGTTTCGGCAATGGAGCGACCTAAAGCGTGCGCCGAGTTTCCCATACGATTCTTTGCCAGAGACTCTGGTTTGCTCAAGTTCCGAATCTACGCTGGAGTTCAAATTCAACTGCCGAGCTCTGGATCGCGACGGCTGGTGGCGTTCGCGTTCCACCTCACGGAGCCGTTTGCAATCAGCCTGCAGCGGATCAATACGGAATACATTGCCAACTTCCACATACCACATCCGGGGGCACGGATGATAAGGTGATGATAGAATTTTATCGGTAGAGAGTTATTTGTTGACTGATTGTATTTAGTATTAAATATGGTGATAAGAATTTTTTATACTTACCAATAATGAGAGACAAGAGTATAAAATCAAACTTTGGATAACTATTTTTTGTATTGCGGCTTGAGAAGATTTACAACTATTCGTTTTGTAAGTTGTCTGCACTGTTTTCTATCTAAGGGACGAGATAGGTTTGTGTCCACTCCAAAAAGTTTCTTATTGGAAGTTGGCCCTTTTCAAAAATACTTTACGCCATAACTATATATAGCAGCATGAAAATAATGCAAGTGGCTTCGgcgcggcgacgctgcgttatcgcTTTTTCACGATGCACACTTGCGTCCTTCTAACGCCGCTTACACGCAGTGTTGAGTAGACGTTACGTGGACATTGGGCCTTATGATGAAAAAGTAGTTGGAAGACGTCTAAAATACTCTAatggagcatccataaat comes from Armigeres subalbatus isolate Guangzhou_Male chromosome 2, GZ_Asu_2, whole genome shotgun sequence and encodes:
- the LOC134216242 gene encoding DET1 homolog yields the protein MQPVYQGFVVEMKECCTVCERPEVEQRGTFQTCERFVSERSIVLSTVCWLVFRQAHIQQSIGEDRFALRKFYRRFDEFRNLRMWKMELLDDDHLLIKYSSEDEVRLEIQEPNIRNSPFVIYNIWKNTIIGIYGNQYPELLYLYENFCDSSRNADLAHQTQFISSLANNIYSNLLHQRFKQTIIGARGGGVQMATKRILATLPISAQSYSSSPYLHLILFSFDDKWVSAMERPKACAEFPIRFFARDSGLLKFRIYAGVQIQLPSSGSRRLVAFAFHLTEPFAISLQRINTEYIANFHIPHPGARMIR